The Gemmatimonadaceae bacterium genome has a segment encoding these proteins:
- the rph gene encoding ribonuclease PH, with product MAPEVHIIRTHRRDDEMRPVTLERGIAPYAEGSCLVSFGSTRVLCTASVEDGVPGWKRGSGEGWITAEYAMLPRATRTRTSRERSQVGGRTQEIQRLIGRSVRAMLDNFQFGEFTIKLDCDVLLADGGTRTASITGACVAVSDAFSWLLATGRLRQTPIKRRVSAVSVGVIGTTPRLDLDYEEDVRAAVDMNVVMSSEGRFVEVQGTGEHGTFDRAELDRLLELAVKGLRELDAAQGHALALELTRSNWEAGAGAEA from the coding sequence GTGGCTCCTGAAGTTCACATAATTCGTACACATCGCCGCGACGATGAAATGCGTCCCGTGACGCTCGAGCGCGGCATTGCCCCGTACGCCGAAGGCTCCTGCCTCGTCTCGTTCGGTTCCACACGCGTGCTGTGCACCGCCTCGGTCGAAGACGGCGTTCCGGGATGGAAGCGCGGCAGCGGCGAAGGGTGGATCACCGCCGAATACGCCATGCTGCCGCGCGCCACGCGGACGCGGACGTCGCGCGAACGATCGCAGGTCGGGGGCCGCACGCAGGAGATCCAACGCCTCATCGGCCGTAGCGTGCGCGCGATGCTCGACAACTTTCAGTTCGGCGAGTTCACGATCAAGCTCGATTGCGACGTGCTGCTCGCCGACGGCGGTACGCGGACAGCCTCGATCACCGGGGCGTGCGTCGCGGTGAGCGATGCCTTCTCCTGGCTGCTCGCCACTGGGCGCTTGCGACAGACTCCGATCAAGCGGCGCGTCTCGGCGGTGAGCGTCGGCGTCATCGGCACGACGCCGCGTCTCGACCTCGATTACGAGGAGGACGTTCGCGCGGCGGTCGACATGAACGTCGTGATGAGCAGCGAAGGGCGTTTCGTCGAAGTGCAAGGCACCGGCGAACACGGCACCTTCGACCGTGCCGAACTGGATCGATTGCTCGAGCTGGCGGTGAAGGGACTTCGCGAGTTGGACGCCGCGCAGGGGCACGCGCTGGCGCTCGAGCTCACGCGTTCGAACTGGGAAGCCGGAGCAGGGGCGGAGGCTTAG